In Megalops cyprinoides isolate fMegCyp1 chromosome 25, fMegCyp1.pri, whole genome shotgun sequence, a single window of DNA contains:
- the LOC118771745 gene encoding histone H2A-beta, sperm-like has product MSRREKTGGKARAKAHSSRSGLQFKVGHVQRLLYKGIYTEHVGADALVYLAIVLEYLTAEILELAGNASRDNKKTRIIFCHLQLALGSGKKPHCYRPVTVALREIRRYQKSTKLLIHRLPF; this is encoded by the exons ATgagcagaagagagaaaacTGGTGGGAAAGCCAGGGCTAAGGCTCACTCATCCAGGTCAGGACTCCAGTTCAAGGTCGGTCATGTTCAAAGACTGCTGTACAAAGGAATCTACACCGAGCACGTTGGTGCTGATGCCCTGGTCTACTTGGCCATTGTGCTCGAGTACCTTACAGCTGAGATCCTTGAGCTGGCTGGAAATGCTTCTCGGGACAATAAGAAGACCCGTATCATTTTCTGTCACCTGCAGCTTGCACTGG GCAGTGGGAAGAAGCCTCACTGCTACAGGCCTGTCACAGTGGCCCTGAGAGAAATCCGCCGCTACCAGAAGTCCACCAAGCTTCTGATTCACAGACTGCCCTTCTAG
- the LOC118771746 gene encoding up-regulator of cell proliferation-like — MTGTTLEELLSDLGLKDHIKTKLTLSKVLEIGDRSALDEPAQSLKALPGCVLNRLMMANVTARSTQYTPSDEEASLNGRECNSLVKDLDNAINPLDIMTALFLCCDSFLQLELFVKMSMCQFAVPLLLPNCDTEKCTLMLWAMRDIIKKIRPNIMAGSSFIENSIVLADLPMVSFVRLGNVSVSKSQFLNKLLSNPQQYHDTFVHHDMECGDRPRRLSDGLVEISWYLPSGKKNIDIFTEPLAVANLRGDVRSFETQYRFLCQTSAAVFVFFEDFELSPKYFTVGDMKAQLFVIISQGETLQHDSDALQKMAAKCKIQSSNLIVKTTQNDTNFVKNVRTTVRHVIEKSPHKMRVEEMSGVAHELGILVDEDHDECQRAKQKADEITCKIKDTVRFKETQLPLQGEIWKELSQLEKEKSRLRQAGDQEIEHYKSSLEKKERELREKQRGFNMTEAMSSFITGMSVSGIERSYFLKWMRINLDNLSRKSLSGLREKYKEYCKTSGEKKEMIVDLDEQISNSSLGTEHFLREMGQLYESACSISDNSPGRKQIQDLPKFGAQMLLDGFPLELVDGDASNIPIKWISEVLSNLHSLVNSNTKIRVVTVLGVQSTGKSTLLNTMFGVQFAVSSGRCTRGAFMLLIRVKDKFREQLGCDFLMVIDTEGLKSPELAQLADSYEHDNELATLVVGLSDITIINIAMENSTDMKDILQIVVHAFLRMKEVGKKPCCQFVHQNVADVSARDNNLRGRKVLLEQLDEMTQAAARMEKRGDSKFTDVMNYDPEKNTWYIPGLWHGNPPMAAVSTGYSEAVNELKSSVIEALKELKETRPAHTFPEFLKWTRSLWTAVKCENFIFSFQNSLVAEAYTKLCKEFNRWDWTFRKHMYNWVIEAVTKVSNFDTETLTAQYGSNMDELLTSLKNEGTAELDKSEKQILKNTTEYFKKKDGHVYLVEKYKQEFMNSAKNLRREMQNTVVMKLESAVDNKKGMASVESIKKRYKTIMEQQVLQLLDYHRTEETQMSDKQLEMEFEKMWKKTMESLSVSGLQRQNVVKEIRSLLESNLKTKAGTVHERLSKVTHLEECGKEPFIISHVDRNYLVRLFNNYINHAQTKKMQEMSDSIINKSRKLIANKLETRTDFQKIYMLELLGMIDEHLENHRHLQLSDDFEASLKIHICGHAAREFQQMHNVFISDNDPQKCLEKFKNQFCNDFMDLFHKREQCQRKAQEFTSKCLKPAVREYITNALGVDLMDELIKGTKSINFSTRSFYQFSILKELLIEENFEMFVRYISKYEDFVKEWIFNEILEHFSRESSIAQLEARYLKQIIRKIKAAVDSAQRKAGSGNLDICMFIRDICNNLSELLVIPRDALDAVTLLIKAKSKQFPDWLLSSIDEMEQSLSAEYHSNKDVKKRLDTLPFKPQDELFRRVFGCGKQCPFCMAPCEAGGEGHLEHFTSIHRPEGLGSYRWEISEILSTDICSSCVASEGVFCSSETKGEYHSYKDYQKFYPDWRIQPDTSIQATAYWKYVFAKFNTQFAMEYKAEPADLPPDWKSITKEKAMESLEERFMMKTQNQ, encoded by the coding sequence AGTCTGGTGAAGGATCTGGATAATGCCATTAATCCTCTAGACATCATGacagctctgtttctctgttgtgATTCTTTCCTTCAACTGGaattgtttgtaaaaatgtccaTGTGCCAATTTGCTGTGCCCCTCCTGCTTCCAAACTGTGATACAGAGAAATGCACATTAATGCTGTGGGCCATGAGAGACATCATTAAGAAGATCCGGCCCAACATCATGGCTGGCTCGTCATTCATAGAGAACAGCATTGTTCTTGCTGATCTCCCTATGGTGTCTTTTGTCAGGCTGGGCAATGTTAGTGTGTCTAAATCACAGTTTTTGAACAAGCTGCTGAGCAATCCTCAGCAGTACCATGACACTTTTGTTCATCATGACATGGAATGTGGAGACAGACCCAGAAGGCTCTCAGATGGTTTGGTGGAAATCAGTTGGTACCTaccatctggaaaaaaaaacatagacaTCTTCACAGAGCCTTTGGCTGTGGCTAACCTCAGAGGGGATGTCAGGTCCTTTGAGACTCAGTACAGGTTTCTGTGTCAGACGTCAGcagcagtttttgttttctttgaagatTTTGAACTCAGTCCCAAATACTTCACTGTCGGTGACATGAAAGCTCAGCTATTTGTAATAATTTCTCAGGGAGAAACATTGCAGCATGATTCtgatgcactgcaaaaaatggCGGCAAAATGTAAGATCCAATCTAGTAATTTAATTGTGAAGACCACACAGAATGACACAAATTTTGTGAAGAATGTGCGTACCACAGTGAGACATGTTATTGAGAAAAGCCCGCATAAAATGAGAGTGGAGGAGATGTCTGGTGTTGCCCATGAGTTAGGCATTCTGGTGGATGAAGATCATGATGAATGCCAGAGAGCCAAGCAGAAAGCTGATGAAATCACATGCAAGATAAAGGACACAGTGAGGTTCAAGGAGACTCAGCTACCTTTACAAGGGGAGATCTGGAAAGAACTCTCTCAGTTAGAGAAGGAGAAGTCCAGACTAAGGCAGGCGGGAGATCAGGAGATCGAACATTACAAAAGTTCActtgagaaaaaagaaagggaacTGAGAGAAAAGCAGCGGGGTTTTAATATGACAGAAGCCATGTCAAGCTTCATTACTGGAATGTCAGTTTCAGGCATAGAGCGATCCTATTTCCTGAAGTGGATGAGAATTAATTTGGATAACCTGTCACGTAAGAGCCTCTCTGGTTTGCGGGAGAAATATAAAGAGTATTGTAAAacttctggagaaaaaaaagagatgattGTGGATCTTGatgaacaaatttcaaacagcTCCTTAGGAACTGAACACTTCCTTCGTGAAATGGGACAGCTGTATGAATCTGCATGTTCCATCTCTGACAATAGCccaggaagaaaacaaatacaggATCTGCCTAAGTTTGGTGCACAGATGCTCCTGGATGGTTTCCCTCTAGAGCTTGTTGATGGAGATGCATCAAATATCCCAATAAAATGGATATCTGAAGTACTGTCTAATCTCCACAGCCTTGTAAACTCCAACACTAAGATTCGTGTGGTCACTGTGCTGGGGGTCCAGAGCACTGGGAAGTCCACCCTGCTCAATACCATGTTTGGGGTGCAGTTTGCTGTCAGCAGTGGCAGGTGCACAAGGGGTGCCTTCATGTTGCTCATCAGAGTCAAGGACAAATTTAGAGAGCAGCTTGGCTGTGATTTTCTCATGGTCATTGACACAGAAGGGTTAAAGTCCCCAGAACTGGCCCAGCTGGCTGACAGTTATGAGCATGATAATGAACTGGCCACTCTGGTGGTGGGActgagtgacatcacaatcatCAACATCGCCATGGAGAACTCCACAGATATGAAGGACATCCTGCAGATTGTGGTTCATGCCTTCCTGCGCATGAAGGAGGTGGGGAAGAAACCCTGCTGTCAGTTCGTGCATCAGAATGTGGCTGACGTCTCTGCCCGTGACAATAACCTGAGAGGAAGGAAAGTTCTGTTGGAGCAGCTAGATGAGATGACCCAAGCAGCAGCCAGAATGGAGAAGAGGGGTGACAGCAAGTTTACAGATGTCATGAATTATGACCCAGAGAAGAACACATGGTACATCCCTGGCCTTTGGCATGGCAATCCACCTATGGCAGCAGTCAGTACGGGTTACAGTGAGGCTGTGAATGAGCTCAAGAGCAGCGTGATTGAGGCATTAAAAGAGCTCAAAGAGACCAGACCTGCACACACATTTCCTGAGTTCCTGAAGTGGACAAGGAGCTTGTGGACGGCAGTGAAATGTGAGAACTTTATCTTCAGCTTTCAGAACAGTCTAGTGGCTGAGGCTTACACCAAGCTGTGCAAAGAATTCAACAGGTGGGATTGGACTTTCCGGAAACACATGTATAACTGGGTGATAGAGGCTGTGACTAAAGTGTCAAACTTTGACACAGAAACCCTGACAGCTCAGTATGGATCCAACATGGATGAACTATTGACAAGTCTGAAAAATGAGGGAACTGCTGAGCTAGACAAATCTGAGAAACAGATTTTAAAGAACACAACtgaatatttcaagaaaaaGGACGGCCACGTGTACCTAGTAGAGAAGTACAAGCAGGAGTTCATGAACAGTGCTAAGAACCTGAGGAGAGAGATGCAAAATACAGTGGTAATGAAACTTGAGTCAGCAGTGGACAATAAAAAGGGGATGGCCAGTGTAGAGAGCATCAAGAAAAGATACAAAACCATCATGGAGCAGCAAGTGCTCCAGTTACTTGATTATCACAGGACAGAAGAGACTCAGATGTCAGATAAACAGTTGGAGATGGAATTTGAAAAGATGTGGAAGAAGACCATGGAGTCCCTATCTGTAAGTGGACTGCAGAGACAAAATGTTGTTAAAGAAATTCGCAGTCTACTAGAATCCAACCTGAAGACAAAAGCAGGCACAGTCCACGAAAGGCTGTCCAAAGTCACTCATTTGGAAGAATGTGGGAAAGAGCCCTTTATCATTAGTCATGTAGATAGAAATTATCTTGTGAGGCTTTTTAACAATTACATCAATCATGCACAGacaaagaaaatgcaagaaatGTCTGACAGCATCATTAATAAAAGCAGGAAATTAATTGCTAACAAGCTGGAAACAAGAACAGACTtccaaaaaatatacatgttgGAGCTGCTAGGAATGATAGATGAGCACCTGGAGAACCACAGGCATCTGCAACTCTCTGATGACTTTGAGGCCTCTCTGAAGATTCACATCTGTGGGCATGCAGCCAGGGAATTCCAGCAGATGCACAATGTTTTTATCAGTGACAATGACCCCCAAAAGTGCCTGGAGAAATTCAAAAATCAGTTCTGCAACGACTTCATGGATCTCTTCCATAAAAGAGAGCAATGTCAAAGGAAGGCACAGGAGTTCACTAGTAAATGTCTGAAACCAGCAGTCAGAGAATATATCACTAATGCCTTGGGAGTAGATCTAATGGATGAACTTATAAAAGGGACAAAATCCATTAATTTCAGCACTCGATCTTTCTACCAGTTCTCCATTCTGAAGGAGCTCCTTATTGAGGagaattttgaaatgtttgttagATACATCAGTAAATATGAAGACTTTGTTAAGGAatggatatttaatgaaatactAGAGCACTTCTCTAGAGAAAGCAGCATTGCACAATTGGAGGCCAGATACCTAAAGCAGATCATTAGGAAGATTAAAGCAGCAGTTGACAGTGCCCAGAGGAAAGCAGGCAGTGGCAACTTGGATATCTGCATGTTCATCAGGGACATCTGCAATAATTTGAGTGAGTTGCTAGTCATTCCAAGAGATGCACTGGATGCAGTTACACTCCTAATCAAAGCCAAGTCCAAGCAGtttcctgattggctgctgtcCTCCATTGATGAAATGGAACAGTCCCTGAGTGCAGAGTATCACAGCAATAAGGATGTAAAAAAAAGGCTGGACACACTACCCTTCAAACCCCAGGATGAGCTCTTCAGGAGGGTGTTTGGCTGTGGGAAGCAGTGTCCATTTTGCATGGCTCCTTGTGAGGCTGGCGGGGAGGGTCACCTAGAGCACTTCACCTCGATTCACCGTCCTGAAGGGCTCGGAAGTTACAGATGGGAAATCTCTGAGATACTGAGCACAGACATATGCTCCTCTTGCGTTGCCAGTGAAGGAGTATTCTGCAGCAGTGAAACAAAGGGAGAATATCATTCATATAAGGACTATCAGAAATTTTACCCTGACTGGCGCATCCAGCCTGACACCAGCATCCAGGCAACAGCCTACTGGAAGTACGTCTTTGCCAAGTTCAACACACAGTTTGCAATGGAGTATAAAGCAGAGCCTGCTGACCTGCCACCGGACTGGAAATCTATAACCAAAGAAAAAGCGATGGAGAGTTTGGAGGAGAGATTCatgatgaaaacacagaatcAATAG